One region of Gemmatimonadaceae bacterium genomic DNA includes:
- a CDS encoding carboxypeptidase regulatory-like domain-containing protein, whose product MMRWLSAALAALSLSALPASRAFAQGNTTGAIAGLVTDSKKGPVGAAVIEVRNVANGGRASGTTRENGRYYITNLEVGIYTVTVRRLGFAPETRENIVVSLTQAAAVDFQLKEAAVQLQALTTRAAAAAAEFAPTRQGAQTVVSDTLVRRLPTLNRDVTDLARMNPQVNVNANGNISAAGQNNRFNNIQIDGVSLANRFGLGASPTVGAQVNGRALPLDAIKEFQVLISPYDVRQGNFTGALVNAVTQSGTNSWKGSAFVTYRDQQMARDTSFLRTRPFTRRQLGASFGGPILKDKLRFFATVETSQNLNPVAGPYFDPSLANGIANSTSATARITQAQVDSFTTKLSSYGIAAGSPGLVSVENPLLNTFARLDWQVSGNTRVVLRNIYNDQQQDDFSRSLGTFNFTSNQFRRTEKSNQTVMQVFSNFANGFSNEFTAGATRTRFKRNPSVIAPQILVQNIGGTGSGVGFRAGTENSSQGNQLNEDLYEIANNFTMPLGNHIVAIGTRNEIYKAYNAFLQNSYGNYTFNTLADFVAGRQAASFSGSGGLGGDVAANFTAGQFAVYAQDQWRVTPRFTTTYGIRFDAPYFFDKPSSSPAVVRDFGINTSELPSGKWQISPRIGFNWDVTGDQTNQLRGGVGLFQGIPAYVWMSNQYQNTGVGLAQITCGGGVSATNGTAPAFTPTPVAPRGCGLRTNGSAGRSLDDGTFLGTVNVADPNLKFPQLLRATLGYDRKLPGDVVATFEGLYSRSINNFFYNNINIPQTGRIDAQGRTVFANFPATGIPTVAPLFPVYGSNVIQLSNQSKDYSYSGTGQLRKRFSRAFEGALAYTYSRAFSVTDLTSSVALSNWQFGRVYSGVQTNKDLGPSIFDQPHRILFNGTYTAPWKKNQTSVTMYFNRQSGTPFTYVYGGNAGRGDMNGDGSNANDPIYIPTGPSDPKQPFQNTTIAGVAYTAAQQAAALDKFIADYPCLANQRGQLMKRNSCRNPMFDRVDLTIEQQLPQIRGERFTARVEIFNFANFLNSKWGQFRSATGNANLTLMQVQAMSSTDAATQVPVATFDPGFIRFFGGASASQFYQIQTSLRVSF is encoded by the coding sequence ATGATGCGTTGGCTGAGCGCGGCCCTCGCCGCCCTGAGCCTTTCGGCACTGCCAGCCTCCCGGGCCTTCGCCCAGGGCAACACGACCGGCGCTATCGCCGGCCTTGTTACCGACTCCAAGAAGGGTCCGGTTGGCGCAGCCGTCATTGAAGTTCGCAACGTCGCCAACGGCGGCCGCGCGTCCGGTACGACCCGCGAGAATGGCCGCTACTACATCACGAATCTCGAAGTCGGCATCTATACGGTGACGGTGCGCCGCCTCGGCTTTGCGCCGGAGACGCGTGAGAACATCGTGGTCAGCCTGACGCAGGCCGCGGCGGTGGACTTCCAGCTCAAGGAAGCCGCCGTGCAGCTGCAGGCGCTCACCACGCGCGCGGCGGCGGCGGCGGCGGAGTTCGCGCCGACCCGTCAGGGTGCCCAGACCGTCGTGTCGGATACCCTGGTTCGTCGCCTCCCGACGCTCAACCGCGACGTGACCGACCTTGCCCGCATGAACCCGCAGGTGAACGTCAACGCCAATGGCAACATCTCGGCGGCCGGTCAGAACAACCGCTTCAACAACATCCAGATCGACGGCGTCTCGCTCGCGAACCGCTTCGGTCTTGGCGCGTCGCCGACGGTGGGCGCCCAGGTCAACGGTCGCGCGCTTCCGCTCGACGCCATCAAGGAATTCCAGGTCCTCATTTCGCCGTACGACGTGCGCCAGGGCAACTTCACCGGCGCCCTCGTAAACGCGGTGACGCAGTCGGGCACGAACAGCTGGAAGGGCTCGGCGTTCGTGACGTATCGCGACCAGCAGATGGCGCGCGACACGAGCTTCCTGCGCACGCGGCCGTTCACGCGTCGCCAGCTCGGCGCCTCGTTCGGCGGCCCGATCCTCAAGGACAAGCTCCGCTTCTTCGCCACGGTCGAGACGAGCCAGAACCTCAACCCGGTCGCCGGCCCGTACTTCGATCCGTCGCTCGCGAACGGCATCGCCAACAGCACCTCGGCGACGGCTCGTATCACGCAGGCGCAGGTCGACTCCTTCACGACCAAGCTCTCGAGCTACGGCATTGCGGCCGGCAGCCCCGGGCTCGTGTCGGTGGAGAACCCGCTGCTCAACACCTTCGCCCGTCTCGACTGGCAGGTGAGCGGCAACACCCGCGTGGTGCTCCGCAACATCTACAATGACCAGCAGCAGGACGATTTCTCGCGCTCGCTCGGGACGTTCAACTTCACGTCGAACCAGTTCCGTCGCACGGAGAAGTCGAATCAGACGGTGATGCAGGTGTTCTCGAACTTCGCCAACGGGTTCTCGAACGAGTTCACGGCCGGTGCCACGCGCACGCGCTTCAAGCGCAACCCGAGCGTGATTGCCCCGCAGATCCTCGTCCAGAACATCGGCGGCACGGGCTCGGGCGTCGGCTTCCGCGCCGGGACCGAGAACAGCTCGCAGGGCAACCAGCTGAACGAAGATCTGTACGAGATCGCGAACAACTTCACCATGCCGCTCGGCAACCACATCGTGGCCATCGGCACGCGCAACGAGATCTACAAGGCGTACAACGCCTTCCTCCAGAACTCGTACGGCAACTACACCTTCAACACCCTCGCCGACTTCGTTGCCGGCCGCCAGGCGGCCAGCTTCAGCGGCTCGGGCGGTCTGGGTGGTGATGTGGCGGCCAACTTCACGGCCGGCCAGTTCGCGGTGTATGCGCAGGACCAGTGGCGCGTGACGCCGCGCTTCACGACGACCTACGGCATCCGTTTCGACGCGCCGTACTTCTTCGACAAGCCGTCGTCGTCGCCGGCCGTGGTCCGTGACTTCGGCATCAACACGTCGGAGCTGCCGAGCGGTAAGTGGCAGATCTCGCCGCGTATCGGTTTCAACTGGGACGTCACGGGTGATCAGACGAACCAGCTCCGCGGTGGTGTCGGTCTCTTCCAGGGCATCCCGGCGTACGTCTGGATGTCGAACCAGTACCAGAACACGGGCGTTGGCCTCGCGCAGATCACCTGCGGCGGCGGCGTGTCGGCCACGAACGGCACGGCCCCGGCGTTCACGCCGACGCCGGTGGCGCCGCGTGGCTGCGGTCTCCGCACCAACGGCTCGGCCGGTCGCTCGCTCGACGACGGCACGTTCCTCGGCACGGTGAACGTGGCCGATCCGAACCTCAAGTTCCCGCAGCTGCTCCGCGCCACGTTGGGCTACGACCGCAAGCTGCCGGGCGACGTGGTCGCGACGTTCGAAGGCCTGTACTCGCGCAGTATCAACAACTTCTTCTACAACAACATCAACATCCCGCAGACGGGTCGCATCGACGCCCAGGGCCGCACGGTCTTCGCCAACTTCCCGGCGACCGGCATCCCGACGGTGGCGCCGCTCTTCCCGGTCTACGGCTCGAACGTGATCCAGCTGTCGAACCAGTCCAAGGACTACTCGTACAGCGGCACGGGCCAGCTGCGGAAGCGCTTCAGCCGGGCGTTTGAAGGCGCCCTCGCCTACACGTACAGCCGCGCCTTCTCGGTCACCGACCTCACGTCGTCGGTGGCGCTCTCGAACTGGCAGTTCGGCCGCGTGTACTCGGGTGTTCAGACGAACAAGGACCTCGGCCCGAGCATCTTCGACCAGCCGCACCGCATCCTCTTCAACGGCACCTACACGGCGCCGTGGAAGAAGAACCAGACGTCGGTGACGATGTACTTCAACCGGCAGTCGGGCACGCCGTTCACATACGTGTACGGCGGCAACGCGGGCCGTGGCGACATGAATGGCGACGGCTCGAACGCGAACGACCCGATCTACATCCCGACGGGCCCGAGCGATCCGAAGCAGCCGTTCCAGAACACCACGATCGCCGGTGTGGCCTACACGGCGGCGCAGCAGGCGGCGGCGCTCGACAAGTTCATCGCCGACTACCCCTGCCTGGCCAACCAGCGTGGCCAGCTCATGAAGCGCAACAGCTGCCGCAACCCGATGTTCGATCGCGTCGACCTGACGATCGAGCAGCAGCTGCCGCAGATCCGCGGCGAGCGGTTCACCGCGCGCGTCGAGATCTTCAACTTCGCCAACTTCCTGAACAGCAAGTGGGGCCAGTTCCGCTCGGCGACGGGCAACGCGAACCTCACGCTCATGCAGGTTCAGGCGATGAGCAGCACCGACGCCGCGACGCAGGTCCCGGTCGCGACCTTCGACCCGGGCTTCATCCGGTTCTTTGGTGGGGCGAGCGCGAGTCAGTTCTATCAGATTCAGACGTCGCTGCGAGTGTCGTTCTGA
- a CDS encoding carboxypeptidase regulatory-like domain-containing protein, which produces MRHLWRKAALLAALAVSAMQGAQAQGVTSGSIVGKVTGPNGPIVGARVVAVHEPSGTRYEVLSRAEGRFTMPAVRVGGPYTVTGRALGFEANTQSGLEVTLGTSTDVTLELKNAVVQLSGVQVTATGGALSSRTTGATTTITSQQIQAFPTIGRTLNDFVRLTPQSGRSGSFAGMDNRLNNITLDGSYYNNSFGLGSSPGVRTGVSPIPIDAIEQLQVNVAPYDVRQGNFVGAGVNAVTKSGTNEFKGGFYYTWRHQGLVGDSSAGLFVSRGTFKFSQPGGYISGPLIKNKLFFFADYESDELTQPGNTWFTNSGSQPLVGNQTRVLDSDMQTLQQFLKEKFNYDTGPYQGWNLAVPSSRVISKIDWNVNNNNKFSFRYSRLRSQSDQPISNSNALGFGNRRDNNQSMSFQNSGYAIMENSDSYIGELNSQLGNGRFSNQIIGGYTSNVEDRKYKLNSLFPLVDILNNGTNYISFGFEPFTPNNQLQYKTWQLQDNFTAYLGQHELTAGVTFQKYNSNNVFFPGAQGAYIYNSLADFYADANGYLSNPNRTTAPVTLNRYQVRYNNIPGNTEPVQPLQVMTYGAYLQDEWRPSRTLKVNIGARFDLPVFSNTAYNNPLANKLAFINREGRYQFYNTGKMPNANILISPRVGFNWDVSGDRSLILRGGTGVFSGTPPYVWVSNQVGNTGVLTGFDQLSNTSLRPFTPNVDAYKPTSVTGAPAASYELNVTAPGYTFAQQWRTTLGIDRKLPWGFIATLEGIYGRELNGPYYINANLPLAQTNFNGPDRRMRWTSNRINSNVTANYVIDNATNGYNYNLAASISKTFANGLVAKTAYSYGIARNSYDPGSTAATNWTANGTPNDPNNPGLGYSDYTPGKRFFLALSYRHEYFKMGATTIGLFTQAQTLGVASYVFSADANGDGAAANDLIYVPKDQSEMRFQQYCVNASGTVLSNCATAVKTFTAADQAAAWDAYIAQDKYLKTRRGQYAQRNGLFLPVNFRTDLGITQELFRNVAGQKNTISMRLDILNVDNLINKNWGSGWRVTSTSPLIPLGADANGALTYRLRNLGTDLLNKTFQHTAGVNTGDTWRMQLGLRYTFN; this is translated from the coding sequence ATGCGTCATCTATGGCGGAAGGCAGCGCTGCTGGCAGCGCTGGCAGTCAGCGCCATGCAGGGGGCCCAGGCTCAGGGCGTCACCTCCGGCTCCATCGTGGGCAAGGTGACGGGGCCGAACGGACCCATCGTCGGGGCCCGCGTGGTCGCGGTGCATGAGCCCTCGGGCACCCGCTACGAAGTCCTCAGCCGCGCCGAAGGGCGATTCACGATGCCCGCGGTCCGCGTCGGCGGTCCCTACACGGTCACTGGCCGAGCGCTCGGCTTCGAGGCCAATACGCAGTCGGGCCTCGAGGTGACACTCGGTACCTCCACCGACGTGACCCTCGAACTCAAGAACGCGGTCGTGCAGCTCTCGGGCGTGCAGGTGACCGCCACCGGCGGCGCCCTCTCGTCGCGCACGACCGGCGCCACCACGACGATCACGTCGCAGCAGATCCAGGCGTTCCCGACCATCGGCCGTACCCTCAACGACTTCGTGCGTCTGACGCCGCAGTCGGGCCGCTCCGGCTCCTTCGCCGGCATGGACAACCGCCTGAACAACATCACGCTCGACGGCTCCTACTACAACAACTCGTTCGGCCTCGGCTCCTCGCCGGGTGTGCGCACGGGTGTCTCGCCGATCCCGATCGACGCCATCGAGCAGCTGCAGGTCAACGTGGCGCCGTATGACGTGCGCCAGGGCAACTTTGTCGGCGCCGGCGTCAACGCCGTGACCAAGTCCGGTACGAACGAGTTCAAGGGCGGCTTCTACTATACGTGGCGCCATCAGGGGCTCGTCGGCGACAGCTCGGCTGGCCTCTTTGTGAGCCGCGGGACGTTCAAGTTCAGCCAGCCGGGCGGCTACATCAGCGGCCCGCTCATCAAGAACAAGCTGTTCTTCTTTGCCGACTACGAAAGCGATGAGTTGACGCAGCCCGGCAACACCTGGTTCACGAACAGCGGCTCGCAGCCGCTCGTCGGCAACCAGACGCGCGTCCTCGACAGCGACATGCAGACGCTGCAGCAGTTCCTGAAGGAGAAGTTCAACTACGACACCGGTCCGTATCAGGGCTGGAACCTCGCGGTCCCGTCGAGTCGCGTGATCAGCAAGATCGACTGGAACGTGAACAACAACAACAAGTTCAGCTTCCGCTACAGCCGCCTCCGCTCGCAGTCGGACCAGCCGATCTCCAACTCGAACGCGCTGGGCTTCGGGAATCGCCGCGACAACAATCAGTCGATGAGCTTCCAGAACTCCGGCTACGCGATCATGGAGAACAGTGACTCGTACATCGGCGAACTGAACTCCCAGTTGGGCAATGGTCGGTTCTCGAACCAGATCATCGGCGGCTACACGAGCAATGTCGAAGACCGCAAGTACAAGCTCAACAGCCTGTTCCCGCTCGTCGACATTCTGAACAACGGCACCAACTACATCTCGTTCGGCTTCGAGCCGTTCACGCCGAACAACCAGCTGCAGTACAAGACGTGGCAGCTGCAGGACAACTTCACGGCGTATCTGGGCCAGCACGAGCTCACGGCCGGTGTCACGTTCCAGAAGTACAACTCGAACAACGTCTTCTTCCCGGGTGCGCAGGGGGCCTACATCTACAACTCGCTGGCGGATTTCTACGCCGACGCGAATGGCTACCTGAGCAACCCGAACCGCACCACGGCGCCGGTGACGCTTAACCGGTACCAGGTGCGCTACAACAACATCCCGGGGAACACCGAGCCGGTGCAGCCGCTGCAGGTGATGACGTACGGGGCCTACCTGCAGGATGAATGGCGTCCGTCACGCACCCTCAAGGTCAACATCGGCGCGCGCTTCGACCTGCCCGTGTTCAGCAACACGGCGTACAACAACCCGCTCGCGAACAAGCTGGCGTTCATCAACCGCGAGGGGCGCTACCAGTTCTACAACACGGGCAAGATGCCCAACGCGAACATCCTGATCTCGCCGCGCGTCGGCTTCAATTGGGATGTGAGCGGTGACCGCAGCCTGATCCTGCGTGGCGGTACCGGTGTGTTCTCGGGCACGCCGCCGTACGTCTGGGTCTCGAACCAGGTCGGCAATACCGGGGTGCTCACCGGCTTCGACCAGCTGTCGAACACCTCGCTCCGCCCGTTCACCCCGAACGTCGATGCCTACAAGCCGACGTCGGTGACCGGCGCGCCGGCCGCGTCGTACGAGCTCAACGTGACGGCGCCCGGCTACACGTTCGCCCAGCAGTGGCGCACGACGTTGGGCATCGACCGCAAGCTGCCGTGGGGCTTCATCGCCACGCTGGAAGGCATCTATGGTCGCGAGCTGAATGGTCCGTACTACATCAACGCGAACCTGCCGCTCGCCCAGACCAACTTCAACGGCCCGGATCGCCGCATGCGGTGGACCAGCAACCGCATCAACAGCAACGTCACGGCGAACTACGTCATCGACAACGCGACGAACGGCTACAACTACAACCTCGCGGCGTCCATCTCGAAGACGTTCGCGAATGGCCTCGTCGCCAAGACGGCGTACTCGTACGGTATCGCCCGCAACTCGTATGACCCGGGCTCGACGGCCGCCACGAACTGGACGGCCAACGGCACGCCGAACGATCCGAACAACCCGGGCCTCGGCTACTCGGACTACACGCCGGGCAAGCGCTTCTTCCTGGCCCTGTCGTACCGTCATGAGTACTTCAAGATGGGCGCGACGACGATCGGTCTCTTCACGCAGGCCCAGACGCTTGGCGTGGCGAGCTACGTCTTCTCGGCCGACGCCAACGGCGACGGCGCGGCGGCCAACGACCTGATCTATGTGCCAAAGGATCAGTCGGAGATGCGCTTCCAGCAGTACTGCGTGAACGCGTCGGGCACGGTGCTCAGCAACTGCGCCACCGCCGTGAAGACCTTCACGGCGGCCGATCAGGCGGCGGCCTGGGATGCCTACATCGCGCAGGACAAGTACCTCAAGACCCGCCGCGGCCAGTACGCGCAGCGCAACGGGCTCTTCCTCCCCGTCAACTTCCGCACCGACCTGGGCATCACCCAGGAGCTGTTCCGGAACGTCGCGGGCCAGAAGAACACGATCTCGATGCGCCTCGACATCCTGAACGTGGACAACCTGATCAACAAGAACTGGGGCTCGGGCTGGCGCGTGACCTCGACGTCGCCGCTGATCCCGCTGGGCGCCGATGCGAACGGGGCGCTGACCTACCGGCTCCGCAACCTCGGCACCGATCTGCTGAACAAGACCTTCCAGCACACCGCCGGCGTGAATACCGGCGATACCTGGCGCATGCAGCTCGGCCTCCGGTACACGTTCAACTGA
- a CDS encoding amino acid permease translates to MASAPDSPPAASSSGQPTELPRTLGLWSAIAVLVGTTIGSGIFRSPAGIADKLPGPLPILLVWTMGGLFSLCGALTLAELAGALPRTGGYFVYIREAWGRLPAFLYGWSELTLIRAAALGGIATTFAQYALRGLGFDPAVQPYDTYAHWLAAATIGAIAVINVVGVKWGALIQNTTTLAKYGGLVIIVILALAIGLPKTGGHYTPAVPAGSISVSAFGLALVSVLWAYDGWGDLTKVSGEVANPRKNLPRALVLGTLAIILIYVLANVAYLAVLPVEEMRKAPLVAANVAERLIGPVGVTLVSITVLLSTFGSVNGSMLTGGRIFFAMADDGLFFKSVAKVHPTFKTPYVAVMVNASLGIVFVLLRTFEQLADIFVTASLVFYVLSIGAIFVLRRRPDWNPPVRTPLYPVVPVLFVAAVLFLLVNALMDPAQRVPTLQVFGVILAGVPLYFLTVGKRTRQ, encoded by the coding sequence ATGGCCTCCGCCCCTGACTCGCCTCCTGCGGCCAGCTCGTCTGGCCAGCCCACGGAACTGCCGCGGACCCTCGGCCTCTGGAGCGCGATTGCCGTGCTCGTGGGGACGACGATCGGGTCCGGTATTTTCCGCTCGCCTGCCGGCATTGCCGACAAGCTCCCCGGTCCGCTGCCGATTCTGCTCGTCTGGACGATGGGTGGGCTCTTCTCGCTCTGCGGCGCGCTCACGCTCGCGGAACTGGCCGGCGCGCTGCCGCGCACCGGTGGCTACTTCGTCTACATCCGCGAAGCGTGGGGGCGGTTGCCGGCATTCCTGTACGGCTGGTCCGAACTCACCCTGATTCGTGCCGCGGCGCTGGGCGGCATTGCCACCACCTTTGCGCAGTATGCGCTGCGCGGGCTGGGCTTCGATCCGGCGGTGCAACCGTACGACACGTACGCCCACTGGCTCGCGGCGGCCACGATCGGCGCCATCGCGGTGATCAACGTGGTGGGGGTGAAGTGGGGGGCGCTCATTCAGAACACCACGACGCTCGCCAAGTACGGCGGGCTCGTGATCATTGTCATCCTCGCGCTCGCCATCGGACTGCCCAAGACCGGCGGGCACTATACGCCGGCCGTCCCCGCCGGGAGCATCTCGGTGAGTGCCTTCGGCCTGGCCCTCGTCTCGGTCCTCTGGGCCTACGACGGCTGGGGGGACCTGACCAAGGTGTCGGGCGAGGTGGCCAATCCGCGCAAGAACCTGCCGCGGGCGCTGGTGCTGGGGACGCTCGCCATCATCCTCATCTATGTCCTGGCCAACGTGGCCTATCTGGCCGTGTTGCCCGTCGAGGAGATGCGGAAGGCGCCGCTGGTGGCGGCGAATGTCGCCGAACGCCTGATCGGCCCGGTGGGCGTGACGCTGGTGTCGATCACGGTGCTCCTCTCGACCTTCGGCAGCGTGAACGGCTCGATGCTCACCGGCGGGCGGATCTTCTTTGCCATGGCCGACGACGGGCTCTTCTTCAAGAGCGTGGCCAAGGTGCACCCCACCTTCAAAACGCCGTACGTGGCGGTGATGGTGAACGCGAGCCTGGGGATCGTGTTCGTACTCCTCCGGACCTTTGAGCAGCTGGCGGACATCTTTGTGACCGCATCGCTGGTGTTCTACGTGCTCAGCATCGGCGCCATCTTCGTGTTACGTCGGCGCCCCGATTGGAACCCGCCGGTCCGGACTCCGCTTTACCCCGTGGTCCCCGTGCTCTTCGTGGCCGCCGTCCTCTTCCTGCTGGTGAACGCGCTCATGGATCCCGCCCAGCGGGTGCCGACGCTGCAGGTGTTTGGGGTGATTCTCGCCGGCGTCCCGTTGTATTTTCTGACAGTTGGAAAGCGCACCCGCCAATAG
- a CDS encoding MlaD family protein has translation MSRTRRDELLVGLLLLVAVVLALGGTIWIARGGLARGYPLYARFPWGAGLKQGQPVLLAGVQVGFVDQVELIPDGTIAVKLQVQQQYKIPAGTSASVEPNGIFGDQLVALTPIKGATGFIPAGDTVNTGAGAPGMTALLEKGDSIAVNVRALTSEARGQFVDSGGIKEVRKTLNDLTKLVAQLSAVTAEQSKQLTMTQQQVRKTLSSVDSSKVDSTIVNLRATSASFEKLATELRATNTKVQGLTDKLSNGTGTAGKLMNDPAVYARVDTLLIRLDSLAADIKRNPRKYINLKIF, from the coding sequence ATGTCTAGAACTCGACGCGACGAACTGCTGGTGGGCCTGCTGCTGCTGGTGGCGGTCGTCCTCGCCCTTGGCGGCACGATCTGGATCGCCCGCGGCGGCCTCGCGCGCGGCTATCCGCTCTATGCCCGCTTCCCGTGGGGCGCCGGCCTCAAGCAGGGGCAGCCGGTGCTCCTCGCCGGCGTGCAGGTCGGCTTCGTGGATCAGGTCGAACTGATTCCCGACGGCACGATCGCGGTGAAGCTGCAGGTGCAGCAGCAATACAAGATCCCGGCGGGCACCTCGGCGTCGGTCGAACCGAACGGCATCTTCGGCGACCAGCTGGTCGCGCTCACCCCGATCAAGGGCGCCACCGGCTTCATCCCCGCCGGCGACACCGTCAACACCGGTGCCGGCGCGCCCGGCATGACCGCCCTGCTCGAGAAGGGCGACTCGATCGCGGTGAACGTCCGCGCCCTGACCAGCGAAGCCCGCGGGCAGTTCGTGGACAGCGGTGGAATTAAGGAAGTCCGCAAGACGCTCAACGATCTCACCAAGCTCGTTGCCCAGCTCTCCGCCGTCACCGCTGAGCAGTCGAAGCAGCTGACGATGACGCAGCAGCAGGTGCGCAAGACGCTCTCGAGCGTGGACTCGTCGAAGGTGGACTCGACGATCGTGAACCTCCGCGCGACGTCAGCGTCGTTCGAAAAGCTCGCGACGGAATTGCGGGCGACGAATACGAAAGTTCAGGGGCTGACCGACAAGCTCTCGAACGGCACCGGCACCGCTGGGAAGCTGATGAATGATCCGGCGGTATACGCGAGAGTGGATACGCTGTTGATACGGTTGGATTCGTTGGCGGCGGATATCAAGAGGAATCCTCGGAAGTACATAAACTTGAAGATCTTTTGA
- a CDS encoding four helix bundle protein has product MQDPNNLMVYRRAIDFAVRCTRLTRRVRAREAPGMASQLSRAACAVPANISEGVGQPSDQVCARHLGIAIGSLNECDTHLRIIKALSPTVGTIDPLLEESSQLRRMLFALRAHHLHRASQPPQS; this is encoded by the coding sequence ATGCAAGATCCCAACAATCTCATGGTGTACCGCCGCGCGATCGACTTCGCGGTGCGTTGCACGCGGCTCACGCGGCGCGTTCGCGCGCGTGAGGCACCGGGTATGGCGTCGCAACTGTCCCGCGCGGCGTGTGCCGTACCGGCAAACATCTCCGAAGGCGTCGGCCAACCCTCGGATCAGGTCTGCGCACGACATCTTGGCATCGCCATCGGCAGCCTCAATGAGTGCGACACGCATCTGCGAATCATCAAGGCCCTATCGCCGACGGTCGGTACGATAGATCCACTGCTAGAGGAGAGTAGCCAACTCCGCCGCATGCTCTTCGCCCTGCGAGCACACCACCTGCACCGAGCCTCGCAGCCCCCGCAGTCCTGA